The Nitrosomonas sp. PY1 genomic sequence CTCGGAGGTTTAGCAATAGCGGTAGAAGCGATCATCAACTTTATTAAATTATTTATAGGATAAATATGAGCAAAAAAATTAAGGTTTCGATCTTATCTAGCCTGGTCGAATTATTGGTAGTAAATCAATTAAGGCTAGAAAAACAACTGGAGAAATTAACGATGGAAATGAATCAATTGGCTGGTGAAATGCGCGCGCTTAAAGATCAACTTGGGAAAGCATCTATCGAAATAACGACAAAAGTCGCTAATCTGGAAGCAAAGATTGCTGAAAGTAATGCGATGACTGCTGACGTCGAGTCCGCGCTCGTTGAGTTGAAAGGCTCAGTGCAAATGATCGATGATCTTAATCCAGATCCAGTTCCTACAGAAGAACCAACACCAGAGCCACAACCAGAAGAGCAAGTGCAGTAATTCTTAGGGCGGGAAACCGCCCATCAGTTATGACTAAGATCAAGCTATTCATTTTCGAATTATTCGAAAAATACCAAGGATTTCGTCGTCTGATTGTGCTTTATGTGTGCTGGTTGACGACATACTTATCAGTTGAATCAATGTCTTTGATATCTCACGCAATATCGAAAGGATCAAACTTGCTCGAGTTGTCCGGTGTTTTTTTGACCGTGTACGGGCCGCTCGGAGCAGTTATGGCGTTCGTGTCAAAACTATATTGGGAATCACGCGACAAGGAGACAGATCAATGAGCATCATCATTAAATATTTAGCAAGCATGGTTATGTCGAGAGGCGTAAAGATCATTGCTGGACTTGGTGTTTTGTTGCTAGTCGCTGGATTTTATAAATATTGGGAGCATTCAGTTTATAAAAGTGGTGTCAATGACACTATTGCTAAGTACGAAAAAAGAGATAGCGATGCTGATAAAAAAGCCCAGTCAATCATTGATCTGAAAAACTTTGAAATCGAAAGAATAGAAAAGGAGCGTGACAATGCTTACATTCAGGCAGTTACTGCATACAGTGAAGAAATCAAGCTACTTAGTGATCGTATTGACGGTCTTAAGCGCATGTCAATCTCAGCCAAAAAACCTGAAGCTTGTAGAAACGGAATGCCCACCCAGGCCGGAAATCAGCAAGCAAATAGTCGATCAGGCGGAGACGTTCTCGAAGTCGAGATCGAGCCAAAAACTGCAAGCGATATTCGAGAGATAATCAAAGATGTAGGTTATGGTGAAGCTGCATGTGCGCAGCTAGTTGAAGCAATCAAACAGGAATTCATTATCAAATGATAAATTCTCGTGATATAAATGAACTTCATCCTGTTGTTAGAGAAAAATGCAAGATGTTCATCGCTGAATGTAGCAGCCAAGGAATCGATGTCATCATCACAAGCACATATCGTGATAACGAAAGTCAAGCTGAATTATATGCTGTTGGCAGAACGAAGCCAGGAAGAAAGGTTACAAACGCTCGGCCTGGGCATTCGTATCACAATTACAGAATAGCTTTTGATTTCGTTCCAGTCATAAACGGAAAAGCCCAGTGGAACGATATCGATTTAATAACGAAGTGTGGCCATATTGCTGAGTCATCTGGATTGGAATGGGCTGGAAGATGGAAAACATTCAGAGAACTTCTTCACTGTCAGTATAGCCAAGGATTAAGCATCAAAGACCTGTTGGCTGGCGCTGCGCTGAAAATCGATGCAGATCTTATGCGCATTCTAGCCTACGCACCGCAAGAAGAAATTGCAGATGTTTAGTTTGAAATTTTGGTAGGATATCGATAATTGCGGAACGTTCCGCAAAAGTCGTCAATCGAAATGACTAACTCAGAGAGCAATTGAATGTGTAACTTGTTGAATATTGGTGCCCGGAGCCGGAGTCGAACCGGCACGGGCGGTTTAAGCCCGAGGGATTTTAAGTCCCTTGTGTCTACCTATTTCACCACCCGGGCAATCAGATTTCGTTGGCCTCACTTAAAAGTTATTTTCTTCTTTAACTCTTTAAGGTAGCGGGAAAGCTCAAGTGCGCATTATAACCTGAAGTCAGGCAGTTTAGTAAGGTTTGCTCTGTATAAGTCGATAGGGAAATTCTTCTAATATAAGTGCAAGCGATGTAAGCGGTAAACGACAATAATTTTATCCACTAATAATATATGCAATATTACAAAAGAATCGAATCTCAGAAAATCAAAAGTAAGGTAGCTTCATTAAGCTGTGTGGTGACAATAATTTTGTTGAATATACTGATTCAAAATGTTTCTGCTACGCCTACTTCTAATAAGGAAATAACCTCTACGGTAAGCGATCAGAAGAATGTTGCTGTTACGATATACAACGAAGATCTTGCGTTGGTGAAAGATTTGCGTCGAATAAAACTGGACCAGGATTTCAATCGATTAGCTTGGCGTGATGTATCAGCGCGAATCCGCTCTGAAACGGCTATGTTGCGTAGTCTCAATTATCCTACCGAATTTCGTTTGATTGAACAAAATTTTGATTTTGATTTGTTGACGCCTAGCAAATTGCTGGAAAAATTTATTGGGCAGGAAATTATTGTGGCGAGAATCAATCCTGCTTCCGGCGCTGAGACGAGTGAAATGGCCACAGTGCTTGCGACTAATGAAGGTGTTGTTCTGAAATATAGTGATCGTATTGAAACCGGGATTCTTGGGCGATTGGTGTTTCCGAGTGTACCGGATAGTCTACGTGATAAGCCAACTTTATTAATTTCCTTGCGTAATACCTTAAAAAACGAGCACGATTTTGAGCTTTCTTATTTGACTTCTGGATTGTCTTGGCATGCTGACTATGTTGCAGCGCTAAATGAGCAGGACAGTATTTTGGATTTGAATGGGCTGGTTACTTTAACAAACCAGAGTGGCGCTACTTATCGTGATGCTCAATTACAACTGGTTGCCGGAGACGTTCATCAAGTGCAGCCGGCATTTGGGCGAACAACTAAGATAATGGAAATGAGTGCAGCGATGTCGGACGCTGCGCCAATGAAGCAAGAATCTTTTTTTGATTACCATTTATACACATTGCAGCACCCTACAACGATATCTGAGAATCAAACCAAGCAAGTAGCGTTAATGTCAGCAGTCAATGTGCCTGTTATTAAAGAGTATGTGCTACAAGGTTCAGATTATTATTATTTTGGAGAATACAATACCATTGACCAAAAGAAATCAGTCGCGGTGTACGTCGGTTTTCTGAATAAGGGAGAAGGTTTAGGCATTCCATTACCAAAAGGTGTGATGCGTGTTTACAAAAAAGATTTAGTGGGAAACAGTCAATTTGTCGGTGAGGATCGAATTGAACATACGCCGAAACATGAATTAATACGCTTGA encodes the following:
- a CDS encoding DUF4139 domain-containing protein, translating into MQYYKRIESQKIKSKVASLSCVVTIILLNILIQNVSATPTSNKEITSTVSDQKNVAVTIYNEDLALVKDLRRIKLDQDFNRLAWRDVSARIRSETAMLRSLNYPTEFRLIEQNFDFDLLTPSKLLEKFIGQEIIVARINPASGAETSEMATVLATNEGVVLKYSDRIETGILGRLVFPSVPDSLRDKPTLLISLRNTLKNEHDFELSYLTSGLSWHADYVAALNEQDSILDLNGLVTLTNQSGATYRDAQLQLVAGDVHQVQPAFGRTTKIMEMSAAMSDAAPMKQESFFDYHLYTLQHPTTISENQTKQVALMSAVNVPVIKEYVLQGSDYYYFGEYNTIDQKKSVAVYVGFLNKGEGLGIPLPKGVMRVYKKDLVGNSQFVGEDRIEHTPKHELIRLKLGNAFDITANRLQTDFQQISANSPNHPGIFETAYQITIKNAKKEAVTVQVQEPMPGDWKILSETLPYEKKAANLVEWKVAVAAESEKILTYRVRIKLN
- a CDS encoding M15 family metallopeptidase, whose protein sequence is MINSRDINELHPVVREKCKMFIAECSSQGIDVIITSTYRDNESQAELYAVGRTKPGRKVTNARPGHSYHNYRIAFDFVPVINGKAQWNDIDLITKCGHIAESSGLEWAGRWKTFRELLHCQYSQGLSIKDLLAGAALKIDADLMRILAYAPQEEIADV